The Niallia alba genome includes a window with the following:
- a CDS encoding helix-turn-helix domain-containing protein yields MSSENNMERRLNTFIQVSKNITTNDSLKELIQQIIEDVIGAIDKADAGFLLLWNEESQYLEIEAAVNFKEDIYLQNKLLEGEGISGTVFAEGKSMLINTIEEIEKAMSNMRNKTLQYYLKSTVHALMPVSCMSVLLVYQQQKIGVLTIDNFKNDGFFTEEDLRFLEAIGSQIAISIVNARAFYEKQQRALQLETILELHNQLNETVLEGNGMQSLVKSLARNPNDCIYYFDSLGRLDISHPISSVEIPFLSDWIRQNRINLQTQQLQKIYKDEELFGQALSVQSSFGTIGYLVITGKSVPLDIVGELSFQHAASIIAIEQIKLQEQLKNRQAEKEALLKDILNSHFTPEVQSYLKKQEMIPAKYFVFLVIKSKQHSFDELNQLNLLEEGMRQVFKKEFSVMIFPNRNKLFLLLGAKKKEAGNVQVIRQYVERLQSIYKEIVVYIGRPVYSMRHLPMSYKDAELLEKEMESHQREESVFDFQSLGYKRYLFNVPEEEAEYFVENILGPILSKSNNRTKNEWLSTLQNYLQSNKNVTKTAESMHLHQNTVYYRLQQIQEKLNCDFDDLDDVTNLKVALFLYERREQNGER; encoded by the coding sequence ATGAGCAGCGAGAATAATATGGAGCGGCGATTAAATACATTTATACAAGTTTCAAAAAATATTACGACAAATGATAGTTTAAAGGAATTAATTCAGCAGATTATCGAAGACGTCATTGGAGCTATTGATAAAGCAGATGCAGGTTTTTTATTACTATGGAATGAGGAAAGTCAGTATCTAGAAATTGAGGCTGCTGTCAATTTTAAGGAAGATATCTACTTGCAGAATAAGCTTCTAGAAGGAGAAGGAATTAGCGGAACTGTTTTTGCAGAAGGTAAAAGCATGCTAATTAATACAATCGAAGAAATTGAAAAAGCGATGTCTAATATGCGTAATAAGACACTTCAATATTATTTGAAGTCGACAGTTCATGCTTTAATGCCAGTTAGCTGTATGTCTGTTTTACTTGTTTATCAACAGCAAAAAATTGGCGTTCTTACAATTGATAACTTTAAAAATGACGGATTTTTTACAGAGGAGGATTTGCGTTTTTTAGAAGCAATTGGTAGTCAGATAGCAATCTCTATTGTAAATGCCCGTGCTTTTTATGAAAAACAGCAAAGAGCTCTGCAATTAGAAACCATTCTTGAACTGCATAATCAATTAAATGAGACAGTGCTGGAAGGGAATGGGATGCAATCGCTCGTAAAAAGTCTAGCTCGTAATCCCAATGACTGTATTTATTATTTTGATTCATTAGGGCGTCTTGATATTTCTCATCCAATCTCTAGTGTAGAAATTCCTTTTTTAAGTGACTGGATTAGACAGAATCGGATAAACTTGCAAACACAACAATTACAGAAAATATATAAAGACGAGGAGTTGTTTGGACAGGCTTTATCGGTCCAATCTTCATTTGGAACCATTGGATATTTGGTGATTACAGGAAAAAGCGTTCCTCTCGATATTGTGGGTGAGCTTTCCTTTCAACATGCAGCTTCTATTATTGCCATTGAGCAAATAAAGCTTCAGGAGCAACTGAAAAATAGGCAAGCGGAAAAGGAAGCTTTATTAAAGGATATTTTAAATAGCCACTTCACACCAGAGGTTCAAAGCTATTTGAAGAAGCAGGAGATGATTCCTGCAAAGTACTTTGTTTTTCTAGTAATCAAAAGCAAACAGCATTCCTTTGATGAATTGAATCAGCTTAATTTGTTAGAAGAAGGGATGCGGCAAGTATTCAAAAAGGAATTTTCGGTGATGATTTTTCCAAACCGGAATAAACTGTTTCTACTGTTAGGAGCAAAGAAGAAAGAAGCGGGGAATGTTCAAGTCATTAGACAATATGTAGAACGATTACAATCCATCTATAAGGAAATAGTCGTATATATTGGCCGTCCAGTATACTCCATGCGCCATCTACCCATGTCGTATAAAGATGCGGAATTGTTAGAGAAAGAAATGGAAAGTCATCAAAGAGAAGAATCCGTATTTGATTTTCAATCCCTTGGCTATAAGCGCTACTTATTTAATGTTCCAGAAGAAGAAGCTGAATACTTTGTAGAGAATATATTGGGCCCTATTCTCTCTAAGTCGAATAATCGAACGAAAAATGAATGGTTAAGTACATTACAAAACTACTTACAATCAAATAAAAATGTAACAAAAACAGCAGAATCTATGCATCTTCATCAAAATACAGTTTATTATCGTCTTCAGCAAATACAGGAGAAATTAAATTGTGACTTTGATGATTTAGATGATGTAACGAATTTAAAGGTAGCGTTGTTTTTATATGAACGGCGAGAACAAAATGGGGAGCGCTGA